The sequence TCATCATGCTGCTCGTCGCGCTCGGCATCGGCATCATTGCTGTGCTTGCTAGCGCCCTCCTCGGCCCCAAGAAGGCCAGTCGAACCAAACTCATGGCCTACGAGAGCGGGAACGACCCCGAACGCGGCGGTGTCGGCACCGGCCAGCGCTTCCCCGTGCATTTCTACCTCGTGGCCATGCTGTTCATCATCTTCGACATCGAAACCGCCTTCTTCTACCCCCTGGCCGTCGCGTACCAGAAACTCATCCCCTTTGCCTTCTTCGAGGCCGTCACCTTCGTGCTCCTGCTGCTCGTCGGGTACGTGTACATCCTGAAAAAGAAGGTGCTGGAATGGGCCTAAGAGCGCTTACTCCTGCGTCGGCGAATCAAGAGAGGCGAAGGGCCGCCCCTGAGCCTGGGGC comes from Deinococcus radiotolerans and encodes:
- a CDS encoding NADH-quinone oxidoreductase subunit A, with the translated sequence MLLVALGIGIIAVLASALLGPKKASRTKLMAYESGNDPERGGVGTGQRFPVHFYLVAMLFIIFDIETAFFYPLAVAYQKLIPFAFFEAVTFVLLLLVGYVYILKKKVLEWA